TCCGAATCGTCATTCACTCAAAGTCACCAAAGATCAAGGTAGTTTTGAGTTAGAATTAAAAATCACAAATGCCTAATATGGAATTGCTCCAATGTATTGTAGTCGAGGACGAGCCCATTGCTGCAGAAATTCTGGAGGATTACATCGGCATGGTTCCTTTTCTAAAACATGTGGGCACTTACCACGATCCTTTGGCAGGATTAAATTCACTTTCAAAGGGGAACATTGATGTAATTTTTTTAGATCTATCGATGCCCAAACTTCGGGGTGAAGATTTCATCAGAAGTCTGATTGAGAAATACAAGATTGTGATTACGACCGCACACCATGAGTATGCACTGGAAAGTTATGAGTGGGGTGTCACAGATTATCTTTTAAAACCGATTGCCTTTAATCGTTTTGTGATCGCTGCGAATAAATTGAGAACTCTAGCTTCAGGAAAAAATAATCCTTCGCCTTTAGTATCTACTGAGTCTGTCCTCTCATCGCATCGCTTTTTTAATGTGAACAAGACCATGATCAAGATCGATCTGCAAGAGATCCGTTATGTGGAAAGTTTGAAAGAGTATGTTAGAATCGTCACCGGAGATCAATCCATTGTGACCAAAGGCAGCCTTCAGGAATTCGAGCAAATGTTGATGGATTTTGGAGGACTGCGCATTCACCGTTCCTTTTTGGTCAACGTACATCACATCCAAACCTATTCAGCGCAAGAACTTCAAACCGCTGGTAAGTTCATTCCGATAGGCAGGCAGTACAAGGAAAGGGTATTGCAAATTTTGGGAAAGATAGTGTTGTAAAAATATGCGAGAGTCAGTATAATCATCAATAACACTACATTAATATATCATTAACAATTAATTCGTTTTTTTTTTTGCAGGTTATACCTTTGTCAGACTGTAGCAAGTTTTTAGGCCTTAAATATAGTAACACAGTGGGTGAATAAATAAGTCCACCGAACACATCCTTACGAACAAGGTAGGTGGGAATGTTTTATTTCATATTAAAATTGCACAACTATGAAAAATTGCTTTATTTCAACTAGTTTTATTTTTTATCTATTTCTAATTCAAGCTTGTAATCAAGATAAATACCAAATTGATTTTTCAGGTAATTTAAATTACATTTCAAGTTCAGACTTAGGGTTGTTACATAATACTATTTTAGATATCGCTGTAAATAATATTGATTCAACAACTGTATTTTCATATGCACATGCCAGCTTATTCATCGATTCTCTAATCTTGAACAATTTACCTGAAGAATTAGATACGGTTGAACAATATTATTCAAATCCCTACTTTTTTATTGAAGATACTTTGATTCAATATTTTGGTGAAAATTCCAGTATCGAGATATT
This window of the Saprospiraceae bacterium genome carries:
- a CDS encoding response regulator transcription factor, which gives rise to MELLQCIVVEDEPIAAEILEDYIGMVPFLKHVGTYHDPLAGLNSLSKGNIDVIFLDLSMPKLRGEDFIRSLIEKYKIVITTAHHEYALESYEWGVTDYLLKPIAFNRFVIAANKLRTLASGKNNPSPLVSTESVLSSHRFFNVNKTMIKIDLQEIRYVESLKEYVRIVTGDQSIVTKGSLQEFEQMLMDFGGLRIHRSFLVNVHHIQTYSAQELQTAGKFIPIGRQYKERVLQILGKIVL